In Rutidosis leptorrhynchoides isolate AG116_Rl617_1_P2 chromosome 2, CSIRO_AGI_Rlap_v1, whole genome shotgun sequence, one genomic interval encodes:
- the LOC139891561 gene encoding protein CANDIDATE G-PROTEIN COUPLED RECEPTOR 7, protein MSPTVILLLLILTFTLSISTTTAEIRFTEIRSDPRPIIPFDEFGFTHNGRLELNVTNLSFSPPNPTDLTKLGFFLCTRDSWLQVLQQIEDGEITCALQSNIIKQVFILNSVSNFNHYYLQSDANQYTLVFANCIPQLRVSMDVRSAMYNLDGKSKSRDYLSAGITILPRVYFVFSLIYFTMAAAWIWLLYKKRLTVYGIHIFMLAVVILKAVNLVCEAEDKSYIKRTGSAHGWDVLFYIFSFLKGITLFTLIVLIGTGWSFLKPYLQDKEKKVLMIVIPLQVVANIAQVVIDESGPYGQDWVTWKQVFLLVDVICCCAVLFPIVWSIKNLREAARTDGKAAVNLMKLTLFRQYYVVVICYIYFTRVVVYALETITSYKYLWTSVVAAELATLAFYVFTGYNFKPEAHNPYFAVDDDEEEAATEQLKLEDEFEL, encoded by the coding sequence ATGTCTCCCACCGTCATCCTCCTCCTCCTCATCCTCACCTTCACCCTATCCATCTCAACCACCACCGCCGAGATCCGTTTCACCGAGATCCGATCCGACCCGCGCCCAATCATCCCCTTCGACGAATTCGGTTTCACACACAACGGCAGACTCGAACTCAACGTCACTAACCTCTCATTTTCACCACCAAACCCTACCGACCTTACAAAATTAGGTTTCTTCTTATGCACACGTGACTCATGGCTTCAAGTCCTTCAACAAATTGAAGACGGTGAAATCACCTGCGCACTTCAATCGAACATCATCAAACAAGTATTCATATTGAATTCTGTATCTAATTTCAATCATTATTATCTTCAATCTGATGCTAATCAATACACTCTTGTTTTCGCTAATTGCATCCCGCAACTTAGGGTTTCAATGGATGTTAGATCCGCTATGTATAATCTGGACGGTAAATCGAAATCTCGTGATTACTTATCTGCCGGAATTACAATTTTACCTAGGGTTTATTTTGTATTCTCGTTGATTTATTTTACCATGGCTGCGGCTTGGATTTGGTTATTGTATAAAAAGCGGTTGACTGTTTACGGAATCCATATCTTTATGCTTGCTGTTGTGATACTAAAAGCTGTGAATTTAGTATGTGAAGCAGAGGATAAAAGTTACATTAAACGAACAGGTAGTGCGCACGGTTGGGACGTGTTGTTTTACATTTTTAGCTTTTTGAAAGGGATTACTTTGTTTACATTGATAGTTTTAATCGGGACTGGGTGGTCGTTTTTGAAACCGTATTTACAAGATAAAGAAAAGAAGGTTTTGATGATTGTGATTCCACTTCAAGTGGTTGCGAATATAGCTCAGGTGGTGATCGATGAATCAGGCCCGTACGGGCAAGATTGGGTGACGTGGAAACAAGTGTTTTTATTAGTTGATGTGATCTGTTGTTGTGCGGTTTTGTTTCCTATTGTTTGGTCGATTAAGAATTTGAGAGAAGCAGCTAGGACTGATGGGAAAGCAGCTGTGAATTTGATGAAGTTGACTTTGTTTAGACAGTATTACGTTGTGGTTATATGTTATATTTACTTCACTAGGGTTGTGGTTTATGCATTGGAGACGATCACGTCGTATAAGTATTTGTGGACTAGTGTGGTCGCTGCTGAGCTGGCTACTCTTGCTTTTTACGTGTTTACTGGGTATAATTTTAAGCCAGAGGCACATAACCCGTACTTTGCAGTTGATGATGATGAGGAGGAAGCTGCTACGGAGCAGTTGAAACTTGAAGATGAATTTGAACTGTGA